In Paenibacillus hexagrammi, the following are encoded in one genomic region:
- a CDS encoding class I SAM-dependent methyltransferase, whose translation MSQQGSYQISTIASNIEKELDRLKAQVGLFWDKELKHYKEFGLIDGMSVVEIGSGPGFLSEKILEHFGSVHITMMEIDPLLVDYSKRYLAQKHDTRYDISQGSITETGLPENTFDFAIIRLVLEHLPDPIDAVREIFRILKPGGKAVFVDNDFEMHIITYPQILQLRELYDAYCKSRYSEGGNPRIGRNCRCL comes from the coding sequence ATGAGTCAACAAGGTTCCTATCAAATCAGTACGATTGCTAGCAATATCGAAAAAGAACTTGATCGATTAAAAGCACAGGTTGGATTATTTTGGGACAAGGAGCTAAAGCATTACAAAGAGTTTGGCTTGATCGATGGAATGTCTGTTGTAGAAATTGGTTCAGGGCCCGGATTTCTATCTGAAAAAATTTTGGAGCATTTCGGTAGTGTGCATATCACGATGATGGAGATTGATCCGTTATTAGTGGATTATTCCAAGCGTTATTTGGCACAGAAACATGATACACGTTATGACATATCTCAAGGGTCGATTACGGAGACAGGGTTACCTGAGAATACGTTTGATTTTGCGATAATCAGACTTGTGTTAGAGCATCTGCCGGATCCGATCGATGCGGTTCGTGAAATTTTTCGGATTCTGAAGCCTGGTGGTAAGGCTGTATTTGTCGATAATGATTTTGAAATGCATATTATTACATATCCTCAAATTTTACAATTAAGAGAACTTTATGATGCGTATTGCAAGTCGAGGTACTCCGAGGGAGGGAATCCGCGAATTGGCAGGAATTGCCGATGCTTATGA